From the Meleagris gallopavo isolate NT-WF06-2002-E0010 breed Aviagen turkey brand Nicholas breeding stock chromosome 17, Turkey_5.1, whole genome shotgun sequence genome, one window contains:
- the LOC104913608 gene encoding T-box transcription factor TBX5-like produces the protein MCLLSLLSPRCVPAVGDLAKEARNMADTEEGFGLPSTPADSEAKELQAEAKQDPQLGTTSKAPTSPQAAFTQQGMEGIKVFLHERELWLKFHEVGTEMIITKAGRENFAQIRTLSFSTRVPVRGECVPTAEWR, from the exons ATGTGCCTCTTATCTCTGCTCTCTCCCCGATGTGTGCCTGCAGTGGGGGATTTGGCGAAGGAAGCTCGTAACATGGCGGACACCGAGGAAGGCTTCGGGCTCCCGAGCACGCCGGCCGACTCGGAGGccaaggagctgcaggctgaggCCAAGCAGGACCCCCAGCTGGGGACAACCAGCAAGGCCCCCACCTCTCCGCAGGCAGCCTTCACCCAGCAG GGCATGGAGGGGATCAAAGTGTTTTTGCACGAGCGGGAGCTGTGGCTGAAATTTCACGAGGTGGGGACGGAGATGATCATAACAAAGGCTGGAAG GGAGAATTTTGCACAAATACGCACCCTGAGCTTCTCCACGCGTGTTCCTGTGCGTGGGGAGTGCGTGCCCACGGCGGAATGGAGGTGA
- the LOC104913607 gene encoding T-box transcription factor TBX5-like, translating into MFPSYKVKVTGLNPKTKYILLMDIVPADDHRYKFADNKWSVTGKAEPAMPGRLYVHPDSPATGAHWMRQLVSFQKLKLTNNHLDPFGHVSTVLGYGRETRICASQGDRGMPRTIGSLRVASHCQEPPNL; encoded by the exons ATGTTTCCCAGTTACAAAGTGAAGGTCACTGGACTCAATCCAAAAACGAAGTACATACTGTTGATGGATATTGTACCAGCGGATGACCACAGATACAAATTTGCAGATAATAAATG GTCCGTGACCGGAAAGGCAGAGCCGGCCATGCCCGGCCGCCTCTACGTGCACCCCGACTCCCCCGCTACCGGAGCCCATTGGATGAGGCAGTTGGTTTCTTTCCAGAAGCTCAAGCTCACCAACAACCACCTCGACCCCTTCGGACATGTGAGTACCGTGCTGGGATACGGCCGGGAGACGCGGATTTGTGCTTCACAGGGCGATCGTGGGATGCCACGCACAATCGGGTCCCTACGAGTGGCATCGCATTGCCAAGAGCCACCGAACTTGTAG